In Fusarium oxysporum Fo47 chromosome XI, complete sequence, the following are encoded in one genomic region:
- a CDS encoding ribonuclease E inhibitor RraA/Dimethylmenaquinone methyltransferase: MSSKARELLRKFTSCDIGDALVKLKHPRGGFLDGIKLRSVDSQTRIFGPAVTVKMVEANDTKAPKLDKHFVDHNVKGGVMYIHQPPTVASACWGGLMSTRAKYLGAEGVVINGRMRDVNEHREFKFPVFSKGQSILGSNTFTRASEINVPLQFSGDLWINPGDILVGDADGVVSVPPSLIEQVVALCQERAEIDEKMFAELRNGAAMGDLIRTIRKDK; this comes from the exons ATGTCATCCAAAGCCCGCGAGCTGTTGCGCAAGTTTACATCATGCGAC ATTGGAGATGCGCTGGTCAAGCTTAAGCATCCCAGAGGGGGCTTTCTTGATGGCATAAAATTGCGGTCTGTCGACTCGCAGACCCGTATCTTCGGCCCAGCTGTCACGGTGAAGATGGTTGAGGCAAATGATACAAAAGCACCCAAGCTTGACAAGCACTTCGTCGACCATAATGTGAAAGGTGGAGTCATGTATATCCATCAGCCTCCCACTGTTGCCTCTGCTTGCTGGGGTGGCCTCATGTCCACTCGCGCTAAGTATCTGGGTGCGGAGGGCGTTGTCATCAATGGAAGAATGAGGGATGTCAACGAGCATAGAGAGTTCAAGTTCCCT GTATTTTCCAAAGGTCAATCTATCTTGGGATCCAACACGTTCACCCGGGCCTCCGAGATCAATGTTCCGCTCCAGTTCAGCGGTGATCTGTGGATAAACCCGGGTGATATCTTGGTTGGAGAcgctgatggtgttgtttcCGTCCCCCCCTCTCTGATAGAGCAGGTCGTGGCTTTGTGTCAAGAGCGAgctgagattgatgagaagatgtTTGCGGAGCTTCGGAATGGCGCGGCTATGGGAGATTTGATCCGTACTATTCGTAAAGATAAATAG
- a CDS encoding major facilitator superfamily domain-containing protein: protein MTVAMTEQKQELSLSSEHVDEMPVKAEEAISNGLCMTDEQYDANEKSLVRKLDFTLLPMVWLLYFFNYLDRNNIAQARLSSFEQDLGLKGNQFNVAVSILNVGYMLMQLPSNMLLTRTRPSMYIPVWTALWSIVSAATAGAGTYTHLIVIRFFLGAMFLLSCWYPRKELALRTAILYSGVLLATAFSGLIAAGVLSGLEGARGMAGWQWLFILEGAGSFVAAIVAFFVLPDFPGQKTGAMKWLLSDDEQKVAVERINRDRVSLPDADHGVFAGLMMAVKDLRTWVFVIMLTANHSAYGFNSFFPTIVKGFKLGNTTLTLILTAPPYLIATATAFATAWSSDRRKNRGYHIAIPQAVACIGFIISVATLNNAARYAAAFLYICGCFSSNAMVFSWASSTLNQTPEKRACATAIINLLSQLGNIWSPYFFPASDGPRYIKANLLMMAFSALSVATCVFMRFSLQKANKKLRESGDGINLFTL from the exons ATGACTGTCGCCATGACCGAGCAGAAGCAAGAGCTTTCCCTCTCGTCGGAGCACGTCGATGAGATGCCAgtcaaggctgaagaggcCATTAGCAACGGACTTTGTATGACGGATGAGCAGTATGATGCCAATGAGAAGAGTCTGGTACGCAAGTTGGACTTTACTCTTCTGCCCATGGTCTGGCTGCTTTACTTCTTCAATTATCTCGACCGAAATAATATCGC ACAAGCACGTCTCAGCAGCTTTGAACAGGACCTTGGTCTCAAGGGTAACCAGTTTAATGTTGCAGTGTCGATCCTGAACGTCGGATACATGCTTATGCAACTCCCCAG CAACATGCTCCTTACTCGAACCCGCCCATCGATGTACATCCCAGTCTGGACTGCTTTGTGGTCTATTGTGTCTGCCGCTACTGCTGGGGCTGGTACTTACACTCACTTGATCGTCATCCGATTCTTCCTCG GTGCCATGTTCCTGCTCAGCTGCTGGTATCCTCGCAAGGAGCTTGCCCTTCGAACCGCGATCCTATACTCTGGTGTTCTCCTCGCCACCGCCTTCTCAGGTCTCATTGCCGCTGGTGTTCTATCAGGACTTGAGGGCGCTAGAGGTATGGCTGGCTGGCAGTGGCTATTCATCCTCGAGGGCGCCGGAAGCTTTGTGGCTGCTATCGTTGCCTTCTTCGTGCTGCCTGACTTCCCTGGACAAAAGACTGGAGCGATGAAGTGGCTGCTTTCGGACGATGAACAGAAGGTGGCTGTTGAGCGTATCAACAGAGACCGTGTCTCTCTTCCAGATGCTGATCACGGTGTCTTTGCaggcttgatgatggctgTCAAGGATCTCCGAACTTGGGTCTTC GTCATCATGCTTACGGCCAACCATAGTGCCTATggcttcaacagcttctttCCCACCATCGTCAAGGGGTTCAAGCTCGGCAACACCACCCTTACCCTCATTCTTACTGCCCCTCCTTATCTCATCGCCACGGCCACTGCCTTCGCCACAGCATGGTCCAGCGATCGTCGCAAAAACCGAGGCTATCACATCGCCATCCCTCAGGCAGTCGCCTGCAtcggcttcatcatctccgtTGCCACACTCAACAACGCCGCTCGATACGCGGCCGCTTTCCTTTACATCTGCGGATGTTTCTCATCCAACGCGATGGTCTTTAGTTGGGCTAGTTCAACTCTGAACCAGACGCCTGAGAAGCGAGCGTGCGCCACTGccatcatcaatcttctcagCCAGCTTGGTAATATCTGGAGCCCTTATTTCTTCCCTGCTAGTGATGGACCGCGCTACATCAAGGCCAATCTGCTCATGATGGCCTTTTCGGCGCTTTCGGTTGCGACTTGTGTGTTCATGAGATTTAGCTTGCAGAAGGCGAACAAGAAGCTTCGCGAGTCTGGTGATGGTATCAATTTGTTTACCCTGTAA
- a CDS encoding glycoside hydrolase superfamily produces the protein MGQKKCFGSIASSEMGNVYTSSFLVGAPIDVESTLASLTLAEKISLLSGSDFWNSQAISSHGISSVKCTDGPNGARGGRFFNPVPALCIPCGTGLGATWNPDLLYSAGQLLSRECDAKGAHVWLGPTVNLVRGPLNGRGFESFSEDPHLSGVLATAIINGVQSRGTAAALKHFVANDQETAKMSTDICMSERALREVYLKPFQMAVRDAKPKIVMSSYNKVNGVHVSESRKLLKDVLRSEWGFDGLVMSDWYGTYGCTDALNAGVDIEMPGPSRHRADKALVAVVSGKVSRKTIDERARKVLELGNATASARVSTKESTRDSPEDRELNRRLATESLVLLKNSDKILPINPQDCEDIAIIGPNTKLPAACGGGSANLRPYYTSSVFQGISDQLPSNANVHFEPGVFGHVLLPYFTGNHVTDENGLPGVSISFFNEPESAWQTRKPFDQQSIPDTTYQLMDYDHPERGGTFYMSMTAYYKPDIEGTYEFGLASYGVSRLYIEEHLVIDNATSQTHAGMFFGHGSREERGTYDMKAGKTYRLRVEAGSASTSITTGGSFIPIPGGACRLGGCLKLDPKEGIRRAVTVAKKCKHTFVIVGLNADFEKEGKDRESMSLPPHVDDLVSAVLKAQPNAIVVTQAGNPIEIPWRHKAKTILHSWYGGNEAGNAVADVVFGKVNPSGKLPITFPSRLQDGPTFLSFGSDNGRIYYSEDVFVGHRWFDARGIEPAFEFG, from the exons ATGGGGCAAAAGAAATGTTTTGGTTCTATTGCTTCCAGTGAAATGGGGAATGTTTATACCTCGAGCTTTCTTGTTGGTGCT CCCATCGACGTCGAGTCAACGCTAGCGTCATTGACtcttgctgagaagatctctcttctttctg GTTCCGACTTTTGGAATTCTCAAGCCATATCATCTCATGGCATCTCTTCAGTAAAATGCACTGACGGGCCCAATGGTGCCCGAGGAGGGAGATTCTTCAACCCTGTTCCAGCATTATGTATCCCTTGTGGAACTGGCCTTGGTGCAACCTGGAACCCGGATCTTCTCTATTCAGCAGGTCAACTACTGTCTAGAGAATGTGATGCGAAAGGTGCACATGTTTGGCTAGGCCCTACAGTCAATCTGGTCCGTGGACCCCTCAATGGTCGCGGTTTTGAGAGCTTCTCTGAGGATCCGCACCTGAGTGGTGTATTAGCCACGGCAATAATCAATGGAGTTCAAAGCAGGGGcacagcagcagccctgAAACACTTTGTGGCCAATGATCAAGAAACGGCCAAAATGTCGACGGATATATGTATGTCAGAGAGGGCGTTGCGCGAGGTTTACCTCAAACCCTTCCAGATGGCAGTCAGGGATGCTAAACCCAAGATTGTTATGTCTTCATATAACAAGGTCAATGGCGTACACGTGTCAGAAAGCAGGAAGCTTCTGAAAGATGTATTGCGAAGTGAGTGGGGTTTCGACGGTCTAGTCATGAGTGACTG GTACGGCACATATGGTTGCACCGATGCACTCAATGCGGGCGTGGATATTGAGATGCCAGGTCCCTCAAGACATCGCGCTGACAAGGCCTTGGTGGCAGTCGTTTCAGGCAAGGTCAGTCGCAAGACGATAGACGAGCGAGCCAGAAAGGTTCTCGAGCTTGGAAATGCCACTGCTTCAGCTCGAGTATCGACGAAAGAGTCAACTCGTGACTCGCCTGAGGACAGAGAACTAAACAGGCGACTCGCGACGGAGAGTCTTGTGCTTTTGAAGAACTCAGACAAAATTTTACCCATCAATCCTCAAGATTGTGAAGATATCGCGATCATTGGACCAAACACCAAACTTCCTGCAGCTTGTGGTGGAGGAAGTGCGAATCTACGACCATATTATACCAGCTCGGTCTTTCAAGGAATCAGCGACCAACTTCCCTCAAATGCAAATGTGCATTTTGAACCTGGGGTATTTGGTCACGTCTTGTTGCCATATTTCACAGGTAACCACGTCACGGATGAGAATGGGTTGCCTGGTGTCTctatctctttcttcaatGAGCCTGAGTCAGCGTGGCAAACAAGGAAGCCATTTGACCAGCAGAGTATACCCGATACAACATATCAACTAATGGACTATGACCATCCAGAAAGGGGTGGGACGTTCTACATGTCCATGACTGCGTACTACAAACCAGATATAGAAGGTACCTATGAATTCGGTCTCGCCAGCTATGGAGTCTCGAGGCTCTATATAGAAGAACATCTGGTCATCGACAACGCTACATCGCAGACCCATGCCGGGATGTTCTTTGGCCATGGATCCAGAGAAGAGCGTGGAACATATGATATGAAGGCTGGTAAGACATATCGACTGCGCGTTGAAGCTGGTAGTGCATCGACTTCAATAACAACAGGCGGCTCCTTCATTCCCATACCAGGTGGAGCATGCCGCCTGGGCGGTTGTCTCAAACTTGATCCCAAAGAAGGCATAAGACGTGCTGTCACAGTTGCAAAGAAATGTAAGCACACTTTCGTTATAGTCGGCCTCAATGCAGATTTCGAAAAGGAGGGCAAAGATCGAGAGTCTATGAGCCTACCGCCGCATGTCGACGACCTTGTCTCTGCGGTGCTAAAGGCTCAACCGAACGCTATAGTGGTGACTCAAGCTGGAAACCCGATTGAGATACCATGGCGACATAAGGCGAAGACTATATTGCATAGCTGGTACGGGGGAAATGAGGCGGGCAATGCAGTTGCCGACGTGGTCTTCGGCAAGGTCAATCCCAGTGGCAAATTGCCTATCACATTCCCGAGCAGACTTCAAGATGGACCGACTTTCTTAAGTTTTGGAAGTGATAACGGAAGGATATACTATTCCGAGGACGTTTTCGTTGGGCATCGCTGGTTTGATGCTCGGGGCATTGAGCCAGCCTTCGAATTCGGGTAA